Genomic DNA from Clupea harengus unplaced genomic scaffold, Ch_v2.0.2, whole genome shotgun sequence:
TGTCTGGACAATTTCATAGTCCTTAGGTATTTACAGACTTCACCTACTGTGTGGGCTACAGATATGGCAGTCACAAATTACATCACTGGTCAGATAGCAGTTTGTGTTTGGTGGAAATAATCCCTACCTAGATAACAAAGTTAAACatggtgtgtttgcacatgaaCATTGGCATTTAGTCACTTCGCCATGGTCTATCTCTGTATTTTCATACTCTTTTTGCATCGGGCGAAAAATTCCACTCATTCCACAGTACTCTTTAAGATGTAACATGTTGATGGAGGCGATGTATGCAGAAAACAACATTCAAGTCCCATGATATGATTGATATCCCTGATAGAGATACATCAGTGAGATTCTCAGTGAGCTTGTTCTCTTCCTCTAACATGTAATGTTTGCATCGACACGTGACACTTAACTCAGCATTTGCGTCATGACAAATACAACCTTTTCAAACTATCTTTAATGATTTTAAAAATGTTTGGGGTTTGACATTGGAACATCTCCAAGTAAACTTAATGCATTATGAGATCTGTGAAATTCAGTGAACGCCTCAACCTCCGTGAGGATGTGTGTCCTGACATGTCACACTCTGTGCTGGCTGGCCTCCCTTCAGGCTGGGTGCTAGAGGGAGCCTGTTGAGGAGTCTTTATCTAAGAGTTTAAAAATATTTACCCCTTTTTCATAAGAcctgtcacacatacagtatttatgtctttatgtgatagactgactgactggatcTGTGCTGTGGCATTAGCTGTCTGTCGCCTATATGTTTGTTGTGATTCCCATGTCCTCCTTTGCTGAAACTTACATAAATGGAGCTGAACAAGTACAGCAAGGTCAAATTTGAATCTGCTGTCAGTTACATCACCAAGAAAtaacttgttgttgttgtggcttgtcaatattaCGCAGTGTCACCTAGGCAACCAGGCCATTATTTATCATGTGTTTACATCCTGGCTGCATACAGAAGAGGCAGAATTTGAGGCAAAGCTGCAATACAATCTCCTAATCACTCTTCAAATGGGGACACACAACAGGAACCTAGACAAGTCTGAACTTGCAAGGCAGCGAGGTCAAACTAAACAAGCCCAGCTTGTGTTTATATCTGGGTCCATGTGTGTTATTAAGCTTGTTGTTGATATTATGGTGAATAATGCATGATTTTATTCTGATTCCAGGTGTAATGTGAATTGAAACTAATAATCACTGATTTGATAGGGAAGTATGGAAGTTTGGTCTCTGTCATTTTGTGTAATATCAATGCATAGTGTCTGCAGCTGGAAAATTAATGAATACCATGGGGAGTGTAGTATATCATGATTTGTATCTAAGGTGTCTGTCCTGCAGATGCCTCAGATGCACCATAGACTCTTTCTGCATGTGTGAAGCTGGATGGATAGTAAATTAACGGTTGGATTTTTTGAAGATGCACCTCATCTGTTTTATTTAAGGGacactctgttctctctccatctccacagaCAATCCATAGCCATCAAACGTCTGACTAGTTCCACCTGACCTTTCTGCGAGCCTTCAAGCGTGACAGTGTGAAGGTCATGGCAATTACATTCAGACCTATCTGCCAATATGTTTACGACCTGTGTTCACTCAGAAGAGAATGGATTAAATATCGACCATCGTAAAGCCATCGCAGGGTCCTGTCTATAGattaaaaacacagaaatgacaACGTTTTCTCCTTACAGGAAATACTCAAATAAGTGCAACTGCCTAATGCACCCGCCCCTATCGTAATCTGACAATTTCGTAAAGGAAACGCTTCACGTCAAACAAAAGCAGGAGGTCAACTTCAACTAATGCCCATATTTGTCTTTAGTGTGAGTGGCTATAGCCAATAGGGGGCAGATGCAACACACGGTGACCCAGACCAGGACCAGTGTTTCACAACTACAGCAAACACAGTGCAGGCAGGCTGacttcctccaccccccccccccctctctctctctctctctctctctctctctctctctctttctctctctccctcttgaaCTCCcaccacactctcctccacacatACTCAGGGTTGGAGCCCCACCCATCATTTGGCTCAGATCGCTCACGTAGGCTCAAATCACTTGTTTAGTTCTCTACAGTGGGGAAGAAAACTTAGGGGTTCCTCCTCTGGACATCTGGAACCTCGTCTGGAGTTCTGCTCTGTCGCTACAGCCCAGCACTTTCTGTCGGTTTGGtcttagaagaaaacaaaagactTGCAGGTAAAGGAATGTGTTTAGCACCTACAGGTATCTCCTTTAGTAGGGTTgtgcatctgtctttctcttattCACAACctgctttcattttcattgaGCAGAGGTGAGACTTAAAAGTTCACAGAGAGACTCAAAAGTTCTCActtgttattttgtgttgtaCCATTTAACACTTCAGTGACTACTGTTACAAATTTGTGGCAGACTTAGTGGCATGACAGACTCTACTGTTATACAGTCCAGGTGCCCTGTTTGTACATATGTACTACCCAATTGAAACAAAGTACTTGTTCTGTGTAATCCGACCACACATAAACGTACGGATGTGGAACAAGGCCATTCTGTGGTATTCTGGGTGGTACTCCAAGCTATGTTTGGAAAGGGATGCTGGTCATAAAACAAATGGTAACTTCCTTGAACCTATGTATTCTGGCcatgtgtgttgtttatgaTGACTAGGAAAGCAATGAGCTAGCATGTCTCTTAGTATGACTGTGTCTGAGATCCATAGCATCATGGAATGGGACACCATGTCAAATCTGAAAGCTACGAGAAATGTTTAGTCTGGCTGAGGCTAAAGCATGTAGGAATGCACCCTCTAGCCTCAAAGCAAACCCAGACAGTTGTACTCTGCATAGCTTAGTCCTAGACTTTTATAGTGGAGGGTTTTACTCTTATTTAATGTGCAAATGAAATCCATATGGGCACTACATTTTTACATGTAGAATGAAGTTGAAGTGATCAAGTCTTTGTCTATGCGAGCAAAAGAACGTTTAATGAAGAAAGTTTTacgaaaaaatgaaaaattaaGTTTAATGCACTGCCCCCTGACTAGTCATACTAattgtgaatgaatgactgaataatGATCGGGTTATCTTGATTACTTATGTGGTGTTATTCCTGGGTAAGGCAGCCTTAAATGAACCCAGCATGAGTCATGACTCGGGGCGCTCCAGAACTCTGGTATTTGCAGTAATCCACAGGAAAAAGAAGGGAGGCTGGACTGTGATGTGGTAAATGCCCAGAACCCTGTTGACAGAAAGCAACTGCAATATCAGGGATGGATGGAATCCAGGCATTCCACAGTaatgatgtgtgatgtgagggCGAGTGGTTTACAAACTGTTGACCATATTAGTACAAAATGAGAAACAATTAACAGTAATGGTCCATGCTTACACAATGTATTTttaaatttaaaacaaaaggaAATAACAGTCACATATACATGAACATTACCATTTTATGACCGTTCAACAAAATGTGGGTTCAAGAAGAAAGGGGTTGAATCATTGAAGAACCATAATTGCATGTGTACAAAAACACTTTGTATTTCTGGACATAGAATTTGTGTTTCACATTCTCATGAACTTTGCATGATAAGCTGTACCACAAAAATGCTTCAATGTAGAACTATACCAGGGGCATGACTGGGATGCAATCCTGGGGCAGGCATTTTAAGCATTTGAGCTCTGAGGAGACTATACCCAGGGGACGGAGGAGGATCTGCTGAGGAGCTCATCATTTACGCAAGACAAGATGTTATTCTGACTCTTTtgtgtatgcaaacacacactcttccatatTGTCAACACAAAGCCAAAGAACAGATTTTTGACCGCACTCTTACAAACACGTCTCACACAGTACAGCAGAAAGTTCtgagggccctaatttcattgatgagCAACGAGCAATGAGCAGAGTCCGGCACGCATGGACTAAATCCTGGTGCttatttaataccatgagcaagatcgtaagcgcaaacatgggtgggtcagaaCAAtactcccacacgccacacgatagctttagttcatgcacaacacacattgCTCATCGCCCACCAATGTCccctatgtctgaatacttttATCTGTCTGTATAACAGGATGCCTTTTGGGGGAGGAAACAAGTGTGGCGCCTGTCAGAAGACCGTGTACTTTGCAGAGGAAGTGCAGTGCGAGGGGAAGTGCTTCCACAAGAGCTGCTTCCTGTGCAGTAAGTGAGACAGACCAATGACTTAAGCTTCCACAAGAGCTGCTTCCTGTGCAGTAAGTTAGAAAGACCAATGACTTAAGAGCAGACATGTTGATGAAATTGAATATAATGACATATTGGCAAACATTGCTTTTCAGATCAATCAAACACATGTAGGTATGTGCTTTAGCTGAAATGGGTGGAGGCGTTTGGAGTGTGACTTAACAGACACATATTTATTGTTATATCGGTATCGTTAAGGTATTAAGcaaacacttttgtccaaagcaacttacattaGATAAAAACAAGTCAAAACAACAAAGAGAAAATTAAGTAATAAGCACAATGAAATTAAATTCATAAAACAATATTAAATATCGTAAAAAACAATAAGTATAtttatacaacaacaacaataataataattataataaccaaataataataataataaccaaaGCTATAGTTCTATTGTCATTTGATTGAATGTAATTGTTTTAGACATTTAGCCAAGCTAGGTGAAAGTCTGACTCAAGGCTGTTAACCTGCAGCCTATTTGTGAAAGAGCTGGAGCTAGAGCACCTAACCTAACATCCAGGCACTGCAGACTTCCACTTCCTCAGAGAGAGCAGGTGACCATTGTATTGGAAGGGAAGCATCAGTTCTGTCTTTGCTTAGATTGATATCATGTGACTTGTAAGTACAAGTGCATTTCATAAATCTCCATACTTACATAACAATACCACCAGGGTGTCAGAAACACATTGCACTCTCTTTTAAATCAGGATTTATTTAGGGTTGacctctgtgttggtgtgtgtgtgtgtgtgtgtgtgtgtgtgtgtgtgtgtgtgtgtgtgtgtgtgtgtgtgtgtgtgtgtgtgcgtgtgcatgttcgcatgtgtgtgtgtgtgtgtttgagtgtgtgcgtgtgtgtgtgatgctggaaTAGCTTTGAGTTGAAAAAGCTTGTATGTCCCCTTACTTACAACACAATGCCACCATGTGGTCAAAAGAGCACATTGCAGCTGGCTGGGCTGGcctatgtatgcgtgtgtctgtggggcTCTTGGTTAGGAATCCATTCCAGACAGAATGGGTTTGTGCATTCCAGGCTCCCTGATGTGACGGTAACAGAGCTGAATTCCCCTCTGCTGGTATCTCTCCTCACTTGAATTAACTCTGACAGGAGGGCAAGGAAAGCGTTCAGACGAAGAACAGGAAAAAAACTACTTTCCACAAATCTCCAGAAATTCAGGTCCATAACTTTCCATCTGTGTCTGCATTTTCTTGTCAAGTAAAAGTGACAGTAATATGTTTTCGCTGGTATTTAGGCATAAtgggtttgtttggtttttttgaGATCTGATAAGTCCCGGCTCCTTATAAGGCAGTGTTGGTAGTCTACTCCACTCTGAGGAATGCAGTGAACACGCATTCTGTGAATTCTCTGAACCACACCCTCCTCCTTCAGTGTCGTTAGCTATGCTGGTCAACAAGGTATGAAGCAGGGCCATCGGAAAACAACATTAACCGCCATCTCAAGTGCTGCTTTTCATGGCCCCAGTCAAGAGAGGCTCCTCTCTAAGTGCAGATGGCAATCTTCTTTAGAACTGGAGAACTGGAGAACTGGAGAACTGGAGAACTGGATTTAAATCACTCTTCACACAAGTGATTCAATACTTAATTACTTTCTGTCCTGATTCAGTGGTATGCAGGAAGAACCTGGACAGCACAACAGTAGCTGTGCATGAAGATGAGATCTACTGCAAGTCCTGCTACAGCAAGAAGTATGGGCCAAAAGGCTACGGCTAcggaggaggagctggaacaCTAAGCATGGACAAGGGAGAGTCTCTGGGGATCAAGCATGAGGAGTAAGAGCACCCATCACTCCAAAATAGATCTGGATCATTATTAGTTTatgatattaaatgatatattaCATACGTAGTTACCAGTAATATCTGAAAATATGCTAAATATCACCTTCCATTTTTCTAAAATGAAACACATGTGATTACACTGTTGAACACAATAGTGAATGTTGTATTATCTTTTGTAAAGGTAAAAAATATAGTAAGCTCTAAGAATGATAGTAACTTGGATATTTTGACAAAAAAACTAATAATTGTACACGTCTCCCTGATTCACAGACAAGGTGAACACCGCCCCACAACTAACCCAAATCCGTCCAAATTGGCTCAGAAGTTTGGGGGCTCGGATAGTTGCCCACGGTGTGGCAAGGCCGTCTACGCTGCTGAGAAAGTCATTGGTGCTGGCAATGTAAGTGCCcatggtgcattgtgggtttttgttcagttatatataggacacatacacatttgagAAAGTATGTGGATTCACTATGTCTGCCAAATGCATAGAACCATTCACTTAACCAAGTAATTTAACCCATTTAACATCTGTATACAAATCCACTTCTATGTTGCTGGCAAGCCTGAATGACTTGAGTGGTTTGGCTAGGCACCTAATACAAAGTAACCAAAGTGTTGTGGTAAGCATTTAGCAAGTAGCTCCATAAACAGACCATAAGCAGTCTGAGGTTGCAATGACCAATGTTTGACAGTGGTGTTCTACCCTCCACAGTCATGGCACAAGACCTGCTTTCGCTGTGCAAAGTGTGGCAAAGGTCTGGAATCCACAACCCTAGCTGACAAGGACGGAGAAATCTATTGCAAAGGTACTGTCCACACAACTGTTCAAAATTCTCAGTTGAAGAAGAAATCATTTGAGATATAATGCAATATTTTGCTGCATGTaagagatatttttgtgtgtcgTGCAGGATGCTACGCCAAGAACTTTGGGCCTAAAGGCTTTGGGTATGGCCAAGGAGCTGGAGCATTGGCACACGCTCAGTAGATCCCTGGGGAGGCAGTTCACCATGAGGAAGTCACACCCCAAGCCAAGCCACAGTCACCTTATCTTCCACTAGAAATTCAAGTCTGTTTTTCCAAATGACACTCCGTTCTCTTTGCTGTTATGGGACCAATGACATTTCAGGGgctttcaaaacttttttttatgttctccttgtgttttttttgtttggctgCAAAGTGCTGATGTTTGCTGCAAAAAGTATGCCATGATTGTCAACTACATTCCAGCTGTCACCACTAACAATAGCATAAGTACAGTATCTTCACCTGCATGTGTTGCACTTACAGTACCTTATGCAAAAGGTAAGATTGTGTATACTTCCTTTCATTCCAGAGCATATGATCAAGGCTTGGAAATAAATAACTAATATGTAATGTACTGATCAAACCATTATGCCTtttgcatactgtatgtacagttATGCCTATTGTAATATTACATCATGAGACTataaattaattattaaataTTGCCAGACTGTCACAAGAATGGAAATTGCGATTTTGACGAATATCTTGCGAGTTGAAAATACAACAAATAGCAATAAGCTTTTGTGCATGAGAGACCATTGATGTTGTACATGCAGGTCTGTCAACCTATGAGGAAGATAAACTACTTGCAAATATTTTGTGATGACATTCCATTCATATCACTCTGATGACACAGCACATTTAAACGTTGAAACCTCATGACCACAAAAATGCGACTACATAACACTCGAAACACCTTTGTGTTTCGCTTCAGATCCTTTGCCCTGATTATGAAACTCTACGGGTCAGAAGATATCACTGAGACTTTCCTATTTCTCCATTCTTATACAGTTCATCTTTGTCTTTAAATGGAAGGAGAGTCAGTGTTCTATGTTCTCTAAAGCAATGCATTAAATCATGCTCTAGGGATCTTTTAACAGGAATCCTTTTCTTCCAAAAGTGCATGTTGCACTTGTTTACATTGAGTTTTTAAACTCGTAGCTTCAACAAATATTTAGGGGGGGTTCCTCATGTGATTTCTGGATATAAGGGTTGTGAAAGAGCAACAGGACTTTGGCCAAATCTCCTATTAACATCTGCCTCCTACGCACATTCCATCAGCAGGGGAACATGAAggaaaatatttatattaaacAGAGAGCTGAGATTAATGCGAGACAGCCACCCTCCACTGTTTTAAGTAAATGAAAAATGGACGTTTCAAATACACTTCAGCAGGTCAAGAAAATCTTATCACGGCACTCCACttagtttattttttcacaaacatgaaaatgaaGTTAAACTCCCACGCATGGTAAGTAAGAGGGCAGAAACTATAACCATAATCACGAGCATATTTAGGACTGTTTCATTAACCTCAGAAAAGCTTAACTGTTATTAAAACTAGCTTAGTTCAACTGTTAGCTGGCTGTCAGCTACAATAACATTTGttatacacatgctcacacatacagatttGCATAATTGCATTAGATAGCATAGCAATATGATGGTGTATTATGCAGTTTTCAAAAAGAAAGGGATAATAAAAGATCGTTTTTaaacttaaacacacatatacttgtGTCCCCTTTACGCAAGTATACATATTTGTAGTGAGTTTCACTCAAAGGCCGATCCAGATTTCTATATTCAATAGACACTCTCCTTGACACACAGCAGTCCTTTCCTTTTAGGCTTTTTCTAATTCAGGGAGTCACACTGAAACAGATAATGAACACCTTAATTAAGTTTTCAAATAGGCTAAACCCACGCAGTCATACCTACTTTTGTGAATGAATAGACTGTAGATCCCTGAGAGACAACACCGCCCTTTTCCCAGCAGCGCCACACAAACATTGGACTAGTGTGGATGACATCATAGTCTGGGGGGCTGGATCTGCAGTAACAAGAGAAGTCAAGTCAGCCTGCTTGAACAAGTACAAACATGCCCAGCACATCAGACGGATCAGATTGCATACAGTTTTAGTTATAATTACCGTATTTGTTTACCCTGTTGTAGAACACGTTGTATCCGAGCGAACGGCATGATGCCTACTGTTAACTTTGGACATAcgaattttgaaatattttatttacctgactttattatttaaaaatgccAGATGGGCTTATTAGAAAGAGATGCATTTCCGTGACCCCTGTTTTCTTTAACAACTCTATACCTCAGCATGTTTAAACCTTAGGCTTAGATATATCACCGCTGGATATGTGAGAGCTATATTTTACGCTCTTCTATGTCTGACAAAATGAACCCAATCCAAGTGATGAAGGAAGGACACTTGGAGAAAAGAAGCAACGGACTGCTTCAGCTTTGGAAGAAAAAGCGTTGCCTCATGACAGAAGACGGACTGCACTTATATGACTATAAGTGCAAGGACACGACAGCGGCGCCCGGattgaaagagaaacagatacCCTTTGAACACATGGTAACGGTGGATTGTGTGGAGAACAAACGAGGTCTTGTTTACTTCACCATTGTGATGTCTGGGGGCAAAGAGATCGACTTCAGGTGTCAGCAAGAAGGGACAGCCTGGAACGCTGAGATCGCCCTGGCTTTGGTGCGCTTCAAA
This window encodes:
- the phlda3 gene encoding pleckstrin homology-like domain family A member 3 translates to MNPIQVMKEGHLEKRSNGLLQLWKKKRCLMTEDGLHLYDYKCKDTTAAPGLKEKQIPFEHMVTVDCVENKRGLVYFTIVMSGGKEIDFRCQQEGTAWNAEIALALVRFKNRLAVQTGKNRYLHQSSSDEDFISSG
- the LOC122131679 gene encoding cysteine and glycine-rich protein 1, whose translation is MPFGGGNKCGACQKTVYFAEEVQCEGKCFHKSCFLCMVCRKNLDSTTVAVHEDEIYCKSCYSKKYGPKGYGYGGGAGTLSMDKGESLGIKHEEQGEHRPTTNPNPSKLAQKFGGSDSCPRCGKAVYAAEKVIGAGNSWHKTCFRCAKCGKGLESTTLADKDGEIYCKGCYAKNFGPKGFGYGQGAGALAHAQ